The Neosynechococcus sphagnicola sy1 genome has a window encoding:
- a CDS encoding radical SAM protein encodes MNPAAGTYRKHNSFIDIRQSDPHRSAVMLRLQAFRDRLPTLAFSPYQVEIMTQACRDLLQPSPVPAASELAPPLQLHANTLEEISRLSDRDLPRYLFYRYRYEIFPQIYRLDDFPPCLQVEPTSICNYRCVFCYQTDATFSHPQQGHMGMMSLDLFRQVIDQAAGNCEALTLASRGEPLLHPEIELMLAYTADKFLALKLNTNASLLDERKAHAILQAGVNTVVFSVDAAAEPLYSQLRVHGKLERVVANIRQFQEIRTRHYPESTTITRVSGVKFQADQDLDTMEDFWADWVDQVAFVSYNPWENTYQQPVNQVTTPCSDLWRRMFVWFDGTVNPCDVDYKSTLRLGKAGGDLPQGNPSMNRLSQLWTGEDYQRLRTAHLSHQRQVAAPCNRCSVV; translated from the coding sequence GTGAACCCTGCTGCCGGAACCTACCGTAAGCACAACAGTTTTATTGATATTCGGCAATCCGATCCCCATCGGAGTGCCGTCATGCTCCGGCTCCAGGCATTCCGCGATCGCCTCCCGACCCTGGCATTCTCTCCCTACCAGGTTGAGATCATGACTCAGGCCTGTAGAGATCTGCTCCAACCCTCTCCTGTCCCTGCTGCCTCGGAGCTAGCCCCTCCCTTGCAACTCCATGCCAATACCCTGGAAGAAATTTCCCGGCTCTCTGACCGTGACCTGCCGCGATATTTGTTCTACCGCTATCGCTACGAAATTTTCCCCCAGATCTATCGTCTGGATGATTTTCCGCCCTGTTTACAGGTAGAGCCGACCTCAATTTGTAACTATCGCTGTGTCTTCTGTTATCAGACCGATGCCACCTTTAGCCACCCCCAGCAGGGGCACATGGGGATGATGAGCCTCGATCTGTTTCGGCAGGTGATTGATCAGGCTGCGGGCAACTGTGAAGCCCTGACCCTGGCCTCACGGGGGGAACCCCTGCTCCATCCTGAGATCGAATTGATGCTCGCCTATACAGCGGACAAGTTTTTGGCGTTGAAGCTGAATACCAATGCCTCCCTTTTGGATGAGCGCAAAGCCCACGCCATTCTTCAGGCGGGGGTCAACACCGTTGTTTTTTCTGTGGATGCGGCGGCAGAACCCCTTTACAGTCAACTGCGGGTTCACGGCAAGCTGGAACGGGTGGTTGCCAATATTCGCCAGTTCCAGGAGATTCGCACCCGTCACTATCCTGAATCCACAACGATTACCCGCGTCTCAGGGGTCAAGTTCCAGGCCGACCAAGATTTAGACACCATGGAAGACTTCTGGGCCGATTGGGTGGATCAGGTGGCCTTTGTCTCCTATAACCCTTGGGAGAACACCTACCAGCAACCTGTCAACCAGGTAACGACCCCCTGTTCCGATCTGTGGCGACGAATGTTTGTCTGGTTTGATGGCACGGTGAATCCCTGCGATGTGGATTACAAATCGACTCTGAGGCTGGGAAAGGCAGGCGGCGACTTGCCCCAGGGCAACCCATCGATGAATCGCCTCTCCCAATTGTGGACGGGGGAGGATTATCAGCGGCTCCGTACCGCCCATTTGTCCCACCAGCGACAGGTCGCCGCTCCTTGTAATCGGTGCAGTGTTGTCTAA
- a CDS encoding sulfotransferase domain-containing protein gives MADSYTPVPLRPIQSIQALFARRDLTPCEKLECLKFYLTAYGHRSLFATLPRSGLNYTQLMVEVAWDIAQGGTGEYYYRNNKFFLVANVRLARTALDYRTPISLRRGFDFHPLQKPVIYSTHDPYDRIQNLQRSQMHVVVLVRNMFQQLESWLFHSGYAVETQADFIRDGFVDRSIHFYNSWGHFLERHPNSQLLKYEDLRGHPEQALRLLSRSWNLHFPEPAIEAAVAKCTKQEMLKVINQQQRGQNPRVSDRDAQLAVFTVETLKRIQEQIHQHLKYSFGYDYSTLPTVPRLGGEAL, from the coding sequence ATGGCTGACTCCTATACCCCTGTTCCTTTAAGGCCAATACAATCGATTCAAGCACTCTTTGCTCGCCGCGACTTAACCCCCTGTGAAAAGCTGGAATGTCTCAAGTTTTATCTGACAGCCTATGGGCATCGTTCTCTTTTTGCGACGCTGCCGCGATCGGGCTTGAACTATACCCAACTGATGGTGGAAGTTGCCTGGGATATTGCCCAGGGCGGTACCGGGGAGTATTACTACCGCAACAATAAATTCTTTCTGGTGGCCAATGTCAGACTGGCTAGAACGGCGTTAGACTATCGTACCCCCATCAGCCTCCGGCGTGGCTTTGACTTCCATCCCCTGCAAAAGCCCGTGATTTATAGCACCCATGACCCCTACGATAGGATTCAAAATCTTCAGCGATCGCAGATGCACGTCGTTGTCCTAGTCAGAAATATGTTTCAGCAACTGGAGTCTTGGTTGTTCCACTCTGGCTATGCCGTTGAAACCCAGGCAGACTTCATCCGGGATGGCTTTGTTGACCGCAGCATCCACTTTTACAATAGTTGGGGACATTTTCTGGAGCGTCATCCGAACTCGCAGCTCCTGAAGTATGAAGACTTGCGGGGACATCCAGAACAAGCCCTAAGGCTGCTTTCCCGGTCCTGGAATCTTCATTTTCCGGAACCTGCCATTGAGGCAGCGGTTGCCAAATGTACCAAGCAGGAAATGCTCAAGGTAATCAATCAACAACAACGGGGGCAGAATCCTCGGGTTTCAGACCGGGATGCCCAACTAGCTGTCTTTACGGTCGAAACCCTGAAACGAATTCAGGAGCAGATTCATCAGCATCTCAAGTATAGTTTTGGGTATGATTACAGCACCCTGCCGACTGTGCCTCGTCTAGGGGGAGAAGCTCTGTGA
- a CDS encoding pyridoxal phosphate-dependent aminotransferase gives MSKRFVLSQPPPQPLTANSLIHLPSPIPALSKVYRVRESGSETQSYICLDRNERLQPLPDWFMEALRQAIDSQLLTSYPIQDPLLDLLAAQWQLPKSHLLLTPGSDGAIKALYQAYLHPGDGIVMLQPSYAMYPVYTQLFQAQAIQIPFAPDLSVDPHHLLAAIEPGVRLVMLANPNQPTGTLLEPAVLHQICQQAARVGALVAVDEAYYPFSQTTVVPWVQHYPHLVAMRTFSKAAGLAGLRLGAVAAHPQVVGNLFKVRSAYDVNSLAIVSAFLVLTHPQIVSDYVAEVKAGQEILEQGARSLGLVPLPTHTNFRLIRVGHCCTPGDLVAALRDRGYLVKGPFDAPCLAGCIRVTVGPPDLMAAFITTLQACMAALMNQTIGT, from the coding sequence TTGTCTAAGAGGTTCGTGTTGAGTCAGCCACCGCCGCAGCCATTGACTGCGAATTCCCTGATCCATCTCCCCTCCCCCATCCCAGCCCTCTCCAAGGTCTATCGGGTGCGGGAATCAGGGTCTGAGACCCAGTCCTATATTTGCCTCGATCGCAATGAGCGTTTGCAACCGTTGCCCGATTGGTTTATGGAGGCGCTACGGCAGGCGATTGACAGCCAACTGCTCACCAGTTATCCAATTCAAGACCCACTGTTGGACTTACTTGCTGCCCAGTGGCAGTTGCCGAAGTCCCATCTGCTGCTAACGCCGGGTTCGGATGGGGCGATCAAAGCTCTCTACCAAGCCTATTTGCATCCGGGGGATGGCATCGTGATGTTGCAACCCAGCTATGCGATGTACCCGGTTTATACCCAGCTATTTCAGGCCCAGGCGATTCAGATTCCCTTTGCCCCCGATCTCTCGGTTGATCCCCATCACCTCTTGGCCGCGATTGAACCGGGGGTTCGTTTAGTAATGCTGGCCAATCCTAACCAGCCCACGGGCACCCTGCTGGAACCAGCGGTGCTGCACCAGATTTGTCAGCAGGCGGCTAGGGTCGGGGCCTTAGTGGCCGTTGATGAAGCTTACTATCCGTTTTCTCAAACCACCGTTGTCCCCTGGGTACAACACTATCCCCACTTGGTGGCGATGCGGACGTTCTCGAAAGCAGCGGGTCTGGCCGGCTTGCGCCTGGGAGCGGTGGCTGCCCATCCCCAGGTGGTGGGCAATTTGTTCAAGGTGAGATCAGCTTACGATGTCAATAGTTTGGCCATTGTAAGTGCCTTCCTGGTGCTCACCCATCCTCAAATTGTTAGCGACTATGTGGCTGAGGTCAAAGCAGGACAGGAAATCCTGGAGCAGGGGGCGCGATCGCTGGGCTTAGTTCCCCTGCCCACCCATACCAACTTTCGGTTGATCCGGGTCGGGCATTGCTGTACACCGGGGGATCTAGTAGCGGCATTGCGCGATCGCGGCTATCTGGTGAAAGGCCCCTTTGATGCCCCTTGCTTAGCGGGTTGTATCCGCGTCACCGTGGGGCCGCCGGATTTAATGGCAGCGTTTATCACCACGCTTCAAGCCTGTATGGCGGCACTGATGAATCAGACCATAGGAACATAA
- a CDS encoding heavy-metal-associated domain-containing protein codes for MALQLIVDSLACAGCADSVRNAIQKLDATAIVAVDLKSKVVTVETQAMETAVKQAILESGHTIA; via the coding sequence ATGGCTTTACAACTTATAGTTGACTCCCTAGCGTGCGCCGGTTGTGCGGACTCCGTTCGCAATGCCATCCAAAAACTGGATGCAACTGCCATCGTTGCGGTTGATTTAAAAAGCAAAGTCGTCACCGTCGAAACCCAAGCTATGGAGACAGCAGTGAAGCAGGCCATCCTGGAATCTGGGCACACCATTGCCTAA